The following are encoded together in the Eubacterium sp. 1001713B170207_170306_E7 genome:
- a CDS encoding HAD family hydrolase encodes MVRLIALDLDDTLLTTDKRITDKNREALRACMDRGIRVVTASGRFNESQLVFIKSIGLELEKEYHVGDGGGTIFNEDEILKVMGAIDRERYLSVLSQTRELGVPCFVATSHNMFYDIPDQPLCQVYGKVPGVRRPYIERLEDLSAIEDALKFVFSYQSGEELERIRSIRCDGTITFHAGRNLMEITMKSLNKMAALRELAGLYRITAAEMVCIGDSENDLPMIEGAGLGMAVKNAMDRVKRHADVVGEKTNDEDGVAWLLEKYVL; translated from the coding sequence ATGGTTCGTCTGATTGCCCTTGATCTCGACGACACCCTTTTGACAACAGACAAACGGATTACCGATAAAAACCGGGAGGCCTTAAGGGCGTGCATGGACAGGGGAATCCGGGTGGTTACAGCGAGCGGGCGGTTCAATGAATCGCAGCTGGTGTTTATCAAAAGTATTGGGCTGGAGCTTGAAAAAGAATACCACGTTGGCGATGGCGGCGGAACCATTTTTAACGAAGATGAAATTTTAAAGGTCATGGGCGCCATCGACCGGGAGCGGTATCTCAGTGTGTTAAGCCAGACCCGGGAGCTTGGGGTGCCCTGCTTTGTGGCCACGAGCCATAACATGTTTTACGATATACCGGACCAGCCTCTGTGCCAGGTTTACGGAAAGGTGCCCGGTGTCCGCCGGCCTTATATTGAAAGGCTGGAGGATCTTTCGGCAATCGAGGACGCCCTGAAGTTTGTGTTTTCCTATCAGTCCGGGGAAGAGCTCGAGCGGATCCGGTCGATTCGGTGTGACGGGACCATTACCTTTCACGCGGGGCGCAACCTCATGGAAATCACCATGAAGAGCTTGAACAAAATGGCGGCCTTAAGAGAGCTGGCAGGGCTCTACAGGATTACGGCGGCGGAAATGGTCTGCATTGGGGACAGTGAAAATGATCTTCCGATGATTGAGGGCGCGGGACTGGGCATGGCGGTTAAGAATGCCATGGACCGCGTTAAGCGGCACGCCGATGTCGTTGGCGAAAAAACCAACGATGAGGACGGTGTGGCCTGGCTTCTGGAAAAATATGTATTGTGA
- a CDS encoding aminopeptidase P N-terminal domain-containing protein produces MPLSQNFYRQTRRELGEKLEPESLAIIYSGRAVQQSLDADYPFYTDNNFYYLTGIEEPNVTLLMEKDANGEVSERLFIDEPDPFKEKWVGAKISKEEAARCSGVEEVRYNSALEPCILQETHFDNLYFDFTMPKHQSFATSDPQVRLLFADMELQNLQPHLTAMRLIKKPEEIEALRDAIEITAKGIDAILENLKPDMKEYQIQAVFEYTINMLGAQGVSFQTIAASGKSATVLHYIKNQAAMKGSDMVLLDLGARYKGYCGDISRTFPVSGKYTDEQAMVYNMVLEAQRELIPMYRPGMKMLDIQQATKDIFLEKCLKNNIVPQNKDINEFYYHGIGHSLGLDTHDTNDKREYILEPGMVLTCEPGLYIAEMGMGVRIEDDILVTEKGPENLSPQIPKDIDAIEKRMNP; encoded by the coding sequence ATGCCATTATCACAGAATTTTTATAGACAAACCCGCAGGGAATTAGGCGAAAAGCTGGAGCCGGAGAGCCTGGCGATTATTTATTCCGGACGGGCGGTCCAGCAGTCCCTGGACGCGGATTATCCCTTTTACACCGATAATAACTTTTATTATCTGACGGGGATCGAGGAGCCGAATGTAACCCTTCTGATGGAAAAGGATGCCAACGGCGAGGTCTCGGAACGCCTGTTCATTGATGAGCCGGACCCCTTTAAAGAAAAATGGGTGGGGGCTAAGATCAGTAAAGAGGAAGCGGCAAGGTGCTCCGGAGTGGAGGAGGTGCGCTATAATTCCGCGCTGGAGCCCTGTATTCTTCAGGAAACCCATTTCGACAACCTGTACTTTGACTTTACCATGCCGAAACACCAGAGCTTTGCCACCAGCGATCCCCAGGTCAGGCTGCTTTTTGCGGATATGGAGCTGCAGAACCTACAGCCCCACCTGACCGCCATGCGGCTGATTAAAAAGCCGGAGGAAATAGAAGCCCTGCGTGACGCCATTGAAATAACCGCCAAGGGCATTGACGCCATTTTGGAAAATCTGAAGCCGGATATGAAGGAATACCAGATTCAGGCAGTTTTTGAGTACACCATTAATATGCTGGGCGCCCAGGGTGTTTCCTTCCAGACCATTGCGGCATCGGGCAAAAGCGCCACGGTGCTGCACTACATTAAGAATCAGGCGGCCATGAAGGGCAGCGACATGGTGCTTCTGGACCTGGGGGCCCGGTACAAGGGCTATTGCGGCGATATCAGCCGGACCTTCCCGGTTTCAGGAAAATATACCGATGAACAGGCCATGGTCTACAATATGGTTCTGGAAGCCCAGCGGGAGCTGATCCCGATGTACCGTCCGGGTATGAAAATGCTGGATATCCAACAGGCTACTAAAGATATTTTCCTTGAAAAATGCTTAAAAAACAACATTGTGCCCCAAAATAAGGACATCAATGAATTCTATTACCACGGTATCGGCCATTCACTGGGGCTGGATACCCACGACACCAATGATAAGCGGGAATACATCCTGGAGCCGGGCATGGTCCTCACCTGCGAGCCCGGGCTTTACATTGCGGAAATGGGCATGGGCGTGCGGATTGAGGACGATATCCTTGTCACAGAAAAGGGACCGGAAAACCTGTCGCCGCAGATTCCAAAGGATATTGACGCGATTGAAAAGCGGATGAATCCATAA
- a CDS encoding small multi-drug export protein: protein MSQAIINFFAFLPDWLEVFIISAIPIVELRGAIPWGTLVLHMPYLQVFLLSWIGSIIPAPFILLFLPAVLKWMRGTKVFGPFANWLHTRGMKKSQKITQYKFFGLMIFVAIPLPGTGVWTGCLAASLIEMDFKRGMLSVILGSAIAGVIVTTLCALGLMAVGG, encoded by the coding sequence ATGTCCCAGGCGATTATTAATTTTTTTGCTTTTTTACCCGACTGGCTGGAGGTTTTTATTATTTCGGCCATCCCGATTGTTGAGCTCAGAGGTGCGATACCGTGGGGGACCCTGGTGCTGCACATGCCTTACCTGCAGGTGTTTCTGTTATCCTGGATTGGCAGTATTATTCCCGCGCCCTTTATTCTGCTGTTTTTACCGGCGGTCTTAAAATGGATGCGCGGCACAAAGGTTTTTGGCCCCTTTGCCAACTGGCTGCACACCCGGGGCATGAAAAAATCTCAGAAGATCACACAGTATAAATTCTTCGGACTGATGATTTTTGTGGCGATTCCGCTTCCGGGAACCGGCGTCTGGACAGGCTGCCTGGCCGCGTCTCTCATCGAGATGGACTTTAAGCGCGGCATGCTGTCCGTTATTCTGGGGTCGGCCATCGCAGGTGTGATCGTGACAACCCTGTGTGCCCTTGGGCTCATGGCAGTGGGGGGATGA
- the ftsX gene encoding permease-like cell division protein FtsX — translation MRSNHWKTMPRTILRDTAQSMQRNSLMSIAAVFSIIAALIILGIFLVLTINIRQATVNVESQLEMKIFLKVDYTEEQRADLERDLKANPLISEVRFETKDEALQNFSSSLEDYTGLLSDFSSENNPMPASFIVQVKDSESMDDVKAFALTYQDKGVEYVKYGEEYINALLNFNHFANTMSIVVLIVLSVISLFLIYNTIKLTVFARRKEIGIMKYVGATDAYIRTPFVLEGTFLGLIAAVVAVMIVRLAYYYILGMLGGSVLLPMTSALATPDQVMGQLIFFFTVYGVVIGAVGSVFAIRKFLDV, via the coding sequence ATGCGAAGTAATCACTGGAAAACCATGCCCCGGACGATCCTTCGCGATACAGCACAGAGCATGCAGCGAAACAGTCTTATGAGTATTGCGGCTGTTTTTTCCATCATTGCGGCGCTGATCATTTTGGGAATCTTTCTGGTGCTTACCATCAATATCCGCCAGGCGACGGTGAATGTGGAGTCTCAGCTGGAAATGAAAATTTTCCTGAAGGTAGATTACACCGAGGAACAGCGCGCCGACCTGGAGCGGGACCTGAAGGCTAATCCGCTTATTTCGGAGGTTCGCTTTGAAACAAAGGATGAGGCCCTGCAAAACTTTTCAAGCTCACTGGAGGACTATACCGGCCTTCTCAGTGATTTCAGTTCCGAGAACAACCCCATGCCCGCCTCTTTTATCGTTCAGGTAAAGGACTCGGAAAGCATGGACGATGTCAAGGCCTTTGCGCTGACCTATCAGGACAAAGGGGTGGAATATGTCAAATACGGCGAGGAATACATTAACGCGCTGCTGAACTTTAACCATTTCGCCAATACCATGAGCATTGTTGTGCTGATTGTTCTGTCGGTTATTTCATTGTTTTTAATTTATAATACCATCAAGCTCACGGTGTTCGCGCGCCGGAAGGAGATCGGTATCATGAAATACGTCGGCGCGACCGACGCTTATATCCGAACGCCCTTTGTCCTGGAGGGAACTTTTCTGGGACTCATCGCGGCTGTCGTGGCGGTGATGATCGTGCGTTTGGCTTATTACTATATATTGGGCATGCTCGGCGGCAGTGTACTGCTTCCGATGACCTCGGCACTGGCGACACCGGATCAGGTAATGGGTCAGCTGATCTTTTTCTTTACAGTTTATGGTGTTGTGATCGGTGCGGTGGGCAGTGTGTTCGCGATCCGAAAATTCTTAGACGTATAA
- a CDS encoding S41 family peptidase, whose amino-acid sequence MDLKGLTMDKGQRKKFIVIAVIALIVTNILTFCLTTGAGVALGNKVILNVDSTEMADGLKKLVSLKGHIDKEYYKDMDDTTLMEGAMKGMFEATGDPYSGYYTEEEFQKLMESSTGTYSGIGVVVTEDESGTTTVVTPYKNTPAGDAGMQIGDKIVRVNGEDVSGKGSEYTVSLMRGDPGTAVEVTVLRDGQEQTYNLTRKSIDTPTVESSVIDGIGYISISEFTNKTSEDFNAELENLLSQNISGLIIDLRYNGGGVVTSAVAVADRLLGDTTVVYTVDKNGSRKDYTSTGEVKLDLPIIVLVNEGTASSSEILSGAIQDTGAGQLLGTQTFGKGIVQEVVPLKDNSGYKLTNAEYFTPNGRNINEKGLTPDVVVEQNEAYKNTLNVPEDQDSQLQKALEILKGK is encoded by the coding sequence ATGGATTTGAAAGGATTGACAATGGATAAAGGGCAGAGAAAAAAGTTTATCGTTATAGCGGTAATCGCGCTTATTGTCACAAATATTTTAACTTTTTGCCTGACAACCGGCGCCGGCGTGGCGCTGGGCAATAAGGTGATTTTAAATGTTGACAGCACAGAAATGGCCGATGGACTTAAAAAGCTGGTAAGCTTAAAGGGGCACATCGATAAGGAATATTACAAGGATATGGATGACACAACCCTGATGGAAGGGGCCATGAAGGGCATGTTTGAGGCCACCGGCGACCCCTACAGCGGTTACTATACCGAGGAAGAATTTCAGAAGCTGATGGAAAGCTCCACGGGCACCTACAGCGGCATCGGCGTGGTGGTAACCGAGGATGAGAGCGGCACGACCACGGTGGTCACACCATATAAAAACACCCCGGCGGGCGATGCAGGCATGCAGATCGGCGATAAGATCGTCAGGGTAAACGGCGAGGATGTCAGCGGAAAGGGCTCGGAATATACCGTGAGCCTGATGCGCGGCGATCCGGGAACGGCGGTGGAAGTCACGGTGCTGCGGGACGGGCAGGAACAAACCTATAACCTGACCAGAAAGAGCATTGACACCCCGACGGTTGAGTCCAGCGTTATCGACGGTATTGGCTATATCTCGATTTCTGAATTTACCAACAAGACCTCAGAGGATTTTAACGCAGAGCTTGAAAATCTTTTGAGCCAGAATATCAGCGGACTGATCATCGACCTACGTTACAACGGCGGCGGTGTCGTTACCTCCGCGGTGGCAGTGGCAGACCGTCTGCTGGGGGACACGACAGTGGTCTACACAGTTGACAAAAACGGCAGCCGGAAGGACTACACCTCGACCGGCGAGGTGAAGCTGGATCTGCCAATCATCGTGCTGGTCAACGAAGGGACCGCCAGTTCCTCCGAGATTCTGTCCGGGGCCATCCAGGATACTGGGGCCGGACAGCTGTTAGGAACACAAACATTCGGTAAGGGCATTGTTCAGGAGGTGGTTCCGCTCAAGGATAACAGCGGCTATAAGCTGACCAATGCGGAATATTTTACCCCGAACGGCCGCAACATTAACGAAAAGGGCCTGACGCCCGACGTGGTGGTTGAGCAGAACGAAGCCTACAAGAATACGCTGAATGTCCCGGAAGATCAGGATTCACAGCTTCAGAAGGCGCTTGAGATTTTAAAAGGCAAGTAA
- the uvrB gene encoding excinuclease ABC subunit UvrB yields MKPFKVVSDYEPKGDQEKAIRELADGIDRGLKFQTLLGVTGSGKTYTMAKVIEAVQKPTLIIAHNKTLAAQLANEFRSFFPENAVEYFVSYYDYYQPEAYVPHSDLYIEKDSSINDEIDKMRHSATAALFERRDVIVVASVSCIYGLGSPIDYENLVLSLRPGMEKDRDAVIRKLVDIQYTRNDIAFERNNFRVRGDILEIYPAASSGKAVRLEFFGDEIDRITEIDTITGEITGELSHVSIFPASHYTTTPEKLEVAIKGIRDELADRYDYFTEHNQLVEAQRILQRTNYDLEMLKEMGYCNGIENYTRYINGSPPGAPPYTLIDYFPKDFLMFADESHVSIPQIGGMSSGDRARKQNLVDYGFRLPSAYDNRPLNFEEFEGKINQMVFTSATPSKYEKEHSEQTVEQIIRPTGLIDPEIFVRPIKGQIDDLMGEINETVSKGNRVLVTTLTKKMAEDLTQYFKENGIRVNYLHSDIDTIERTKILKELRMGEFDVLVGINLLREGLDLPEVGLVAILDADKEGYLRSETSLIQTIGRAARNVEGKVLMYADRITKSMDYAISETNRRRKIQSEFNEAHGIVPQSVHKEIRDSLEVTKVAEDQASYVVEDEVMDVQAELMNLEAEMLAAAENLEFEKAAALRDRIKELKGNK; encoded by the coding sequence ATGAAACCATTTAAAGTAGTATCCGACTATGAACCAAAGGGCGACCAGGAAAAAGCGATCCGGGAGCTGGCCGACGGCATTGACAGAGGGCTCAAATTTCAGACCCTTTTAGGTGTCACCGGCTCCGGGAAAACCTATACCATGGCCAAGGTGATCGAAGCCGTCCAGAAGCCGACGCTGATCATCGCCCATAATAAAACACTGGCGGCACAGCTCGCCAACGAGTTCCGGAGCTTTTTTCCGGAAAACGCAGTAGAGTATTTTGTATCCTATTATGATTATTACCAGCCGGAGGCCTACGTGCCGCACTCGGATCTCTACATTGAGAAGGATTCCTCCATCAATGATGAGATTGATAAAATGCGCCACTCGGCCACAGCGGCTCTTTTCGAGCGCCGTGACGTGATCGTGGTGGCCAGCGTGTCCTGTATTTATGGACTTGGGAGCCCCATCGATTACGAAAATCTGGTGCTTTCGCTGCGTCCGGGCATGGAAAAGGACCGCGACGCGGTAATCCGGAAGCTGGTGGACATCCAGTATACCCGCAACGACATCGCCTTTGAGCGTAACAACTTCCGGGTAAGGGGCGATATTCTGGAAATCTATCCAGCGGCATCGTCGGGAAAGGCTGTGCGCCTGGAATTTTTCGGCGATGAAATCGACCGGATCACCGAGATTGACACCATCACGGGCGAGATTACCGGTGAGCTCAGCCACGTATCCATCTTTCCCGCGTCGCATTACACCACCACGCCCGAAAAGCTGGAGGTGGCCATCAAGGGGATCCGCGACGAGCTGGCCGACCGCTACGATTATTTTACCGAACACAACCAGCTGGTCGAGGCCCAGCGTATCCTGCAGCGGACCAACTATGACCTTGAGATGCTCAAGGAGATGGGCTACTGTAACGGCATTGAGAACTATACGCGCTATATTAACGGCTCGCCCCCGGGCGCGCCGCCCTATACGTTGATCGACTATTTTCCAAAGGACTTTTTAATGTTCGCGGATGAGTCCCACGTGTCCATTCCGCAGATTGGCGGCATGTCCTCGGGCGACAGGGCCCGAAAACAGAATTTGGTGGATTACGGCTTCCGGCTGCCCTCGGCCTATGATAACCGCCCCCTTAACTTTGAGGAGTTTGAGGGCAAGATCAACCAGATGGTCTTTACCTCGGCCACGCCGAGTAAATATGAAAAAGAACACAGCGAACAAACCGTCGAACAGATTATCCGGCCCACAGGCCTCATTGATCCTGAAATCTTTGTGCGGCCCATCAAGGGACAGATCGACGATTTGATGGGTGAGATCAATGAGACAGTGTCAAAGGGCAACCGGGTGCTGGTGACCACCTTAACCAAGAAGATGGCCGAGGATCTGACCCAGTATTTCAAGGAAAACGGCATTCGGGTCAATTACCTGCACTCCGATATCGACACCATCGAACGGACAAAAATCCTCAAGGAGCTGCGCATGGGCGAGTTTGACGTGCTGGTGGGCATCAACCTTTTAAGAGAAGGGCTGGACCTGCCAGAGGTTGGACTGGTCGCGATTCTGGATGCGGATAAGGAAGGCTACCTGCGATCTGAAACCTCGCTGATCCAGACCATTGGCCGGGCGGCCAGAAATGTGGAGGGCAAGGTGCTTATGTACGCAGACCGGATCACCAAATCCATGGACTACGCCATCAGCGAAACCAACCGCCGCCGCAAGATTCAGAGCGAATTTAACGAGGCCCACGGTATTGTACCGCAGTCGGTCCATAAGGAAATCCGCGATTCCCTCGAGGTCACAAAGGTGGCCGAGGATCAGGCATCCTATGTGGTGGAAGACGAAGTGATGGACGTACAGGCTGAGCTCATGAACCTTGAAGCAGAAATGCTGGCCGCCGCGGAAAATCTTGAGTTTGAAAAGGCCGCGGCCCTGCGTGACCGGATTAAAGAATTGAAAGGAAATAAATGA
- the ftsE gene encoding cell division ATP-binding protein FtsE produces the protein MIEFINVTKTYDKNEKDALKNVNLFIDKGEFVFLVGRSGAGKSTFIKLLLREIDASMGTVKIKGHDISKLSKKEIPYLRRKLGVVFQDFRLLENKSVYENVAYAMEIIGRPERKIRKKVPLALEMVGLSHRANHYPNELSGGEQQRVVIARAIINNPSILICDEPTGNLDPETSRDIMRILEEINKHGTTVVVVTHDSEMVNIMKKRVLTLENGYLASDDVKGRYRNAK, from the coding sequence ATGATTGAATTTATAAATGTTACAAAAACGTATGATAAAAATGAAAAAGACGCCTTAAAAAATGTAAACCTGTTTATCGACAAGGGTGAATTTGTATTTCTGGTTGGCCGCAGCGGCGCCGGAAAGTCTACCTTTATCAAGCTTTTGCTTCGTGAAATCGACGCGAGCATGGGCACGGTTAAGATCAAGGGCCACGATATTTCCAAGCTTTCCAAAAAAGAGATTCCGTATCTGAGAAGAAAGCTGGGGGTGGTTTTCCAGGACTTCCGGCTGCTTGAGAATAAAAGTGTCTATGAAAATGTGGCCTATGCCATGGAGATCATTGGCCGGCCCGAGCGCAAGATCCGCAAGAAGGTGCCTCTGGCGCTGGAAATGGTCGGGCTTTCGCACCGGGCAAACCACTATCCCAATGAGCTTTCCGGCGGGGAGCAGCAGCGTGTTGTTATCGCCAGGGCCATTATCAATAACCCCAGCATTTTGATCTGTGATGAACCGACAGGGAACCTTGACCCGGAAACATCGCGTGATATTATGCGTATTCTGGAAGAAATTAACAAGCATGGCACCACGGTGGTGGTGGTAACCCATGACAGTGAAATGGTAAATATTATGAAAAAGAGGGTTCTGACCCTCGAAAATGGCTATCTTGCCAGCGATGACGTCAAAGGGCGGTACCGCAATGCGAAGTAA
- a CDS encoding peptidoglycan DD-metalloendopeptidase family protein — protein MKKKISLIVTALFCLSIFISPVYAATKDELQQQKDDATAKKEAAQYQVDMTQNTIEGIQAEISKANAEMDKINGQINTLDGQISDLTANLERTTAELEAAEEKQAKQEEELKERVRVMYMYGNEGYMQVLFSATDFADFIAKADMMKSIVQADKDCATALEKTRAEVQEKKETIESNKTQVEQAKADQETALQSQQSIKSQKDELLAKNQQVVQQYQAEVNKQDEILNQANAELAVIAQQEAEALKARLAQEEAERQQREAEEAAQNGSSGGGSSEDSGSSGGSSNVVVSSGFMWPLPGNYTITSWFGYRPASDTNGIGSTNHGGMDIAASTGTPIHAPAGGYVTMASWNGGYGNCIMVAMDNGDTLLFGHLSGYNVSYGQRVNQGDIIGYVGSTGNSTGPHLHLTYLLNNSTSVDPWDYIYY, from the coding sequence ATGAAGAAGAAAATTTCTTTAATTGTAACGGCATTATTTTGTTTATCAATATTTATTTCTCCGGTTTACGCAGCCACAAAGGATGAACTGCAGCAGCAAAAAGACGACGCGACTGCAAAAAAAGAGGCTGCCCAGTACCAGGTGGACATGACCCAGAACACCATCGAGGGGATTCAGGCTGAAATCAGCAAGGCCAACGCAGAGATGGATAAGATCAACGGTCAGATCAATACCTTGGATGGCCAGATCAGTGATTTGACCGCTAATCTGGAAAGAACCACGGCAGAACTGGAAGCGGCTGAAGAAAAACAGGCGAAACAGGAAGAAGAATTAAAAGAGCGTGTCCGTGTCATGTACATGTACGGAAACGAAGGCTATATGCAGGTGCTTTTCTCAGCCACCGACTTTGCGGATTTTATCGCCAAGGCGGATATGATGAAATCCATCGTACAGGCCGATAAGGACTGTGCAACCGCGTTGGAAAAAACCCGTGCGGAGGTACAGGAGAAAAAAGAAACCATTGAATCCAACAAAACCCAGGTCGAACAGGCAAAGGCCGACCAGGAAACCGCTTTGCAAAGCCAGCAGAGCATAAAGTCACAGAAGGATGAGCTGTTGGCCAAGAACCAGCAGGTGGTTCAGCAATACCAGGCGGAAGTCAACAAACAGGATGAAATTCTGAATCAGGCCAATGCCGAACTGGCGGTCATCGCGCAGCAGGAAGCCGAAGCGTTAAAAGCGCGTCTGGCGCAGGAAGAAGCTGAAAGACAGCAGCGGGAAGCGGAAGAGGCAGCCCAAAACGGTTCCTCCGGCGGCGGCAGCAGTGAGGACAGCGGTTCCTCCGGCGGCAGCAGCAACGTCGTGGTATCCAGCGGCTTTATGTGGCCATTACCGGGCAACTACACCATCACCAGCTGGTTTGGCTACCGTCCGGCGTCTGATACCAACGGGATCGGCTCCACCAACCACGGCGGCATGGACATCGCCGCCTCCACCGGCACACCGATTCACGCGCCGGCTGGCGGTTATGTCACGATGGCATCCTGGAACGGGGGCTACGGCAACTGTATCATGGTGGCCATGGACAATGGCGATACCCTGTTATTCGGGCATTTAAGCGGTTATAACGTATCCTATGGCCAGCGTGTCAACCAGGGCGATATCATCGGTTATGTGGGCAGCACCGGAAATTCCACCGGACCACACCTGCATCTGACCTATCTGTTAAACAATAGCACTTCAGTTGACCCGTGGGATTACATTTATTATTAA
- the metK gene encoding methionine adenosyltransferase, whose translation MMKQLFTSESVTEGHPDKICDQISDAVLDAIVEQDPMARVACETSVSTGLVLVAGEITTNCYVDIPKIVRETIRGIGYDRAKYGFDCETCAVLTSIDEQSSDIAMGVDKALEAKEGTLAEEDLATGAGDQGMMFGFACNETPELMPMPISLAHKLTKKLSDVRKEGVVDYLRPDGKSQVTVEYNDGVPTRVDTVVISTQHSADVDAATIREDMIEKVIKPVIDPALLDENTKYFINPTGRFVIGGPQGDAGLTGRKIIVDTYGGYGRHGGGAFSGKDPTKVDRSAAYAARYVAKNIVAAGLADKCEVQLAYAIGVAEPVSVFVDTFGTGKVAEDRIAELVKKHFDLRPAAIIKNLDLRRPIYKQVAAYGHFGRDDLNLPWEKTDVAEKLKAEA comes from the coding sequence ATAATGAAACAATTATTTACCTCAGAATCTGTTACTGAAGGCCATCCGGATAAAATCTGTGACCAGATTTCTGACGCGGTGCTGGACGCAATCGTCGAACAGGACCCAATGGCCCGCGTTGCCTGTGAAACGTCTGTATCGACCGGCCTGGTTTTAGTGGCCGGTGAAATTACGACCAACTGTTATGTGGATATTCCCAAAATTGTCCGGGAAACCATCCGCGGCATTGGCTATGACCGCGCGAAATACGGTTTTGACTGTGAAACCTGCGCGGTTTTAACCTCCATCGACGAACAGTCCTCGGACATTGCCATGGGCGTTGACAAGGCTCTTGAAGCCAAGGAAGGCACGCTTGCGGAGGAAGACCTGGCGACCGGCGCCGGCGACCAGGGGATGATGTTCGGCTTTGCCTGCAACGAAACCCCCGAGCTCATGCCCATGCCCATCTCGCTGGCCCACAAGCTGACCAAAAAGCTTTCGGACGTGCGCAAAGAGGGCGTTGTGGATTATCTGAGACCCGATGGAAAATCTCAGGTGACGGTTGAATACAACGACGGTGTGCCCACCAGGGTAGATACAGTGGTTATCTCGACTCAGCACAGCGCCGATGTGGACGCGGCCACCATCCGCGAGGACATGATCGAAAAGGTCATCAAGCCAGTGATCGATCCGGCGCTTTTAGATGAAAACACCAAATATTTCATCAACCCGACCGGCCGCTTTGTTATCGGCGGACCACAGGGGGACGCCGGCTTAACCGGACGTAAGATTATCGTGGATACCTACGGCGGATATGGCCGCCACGGCGGCGGCGCTTTCTCCGGAAAGGATCCGACAAAGGTTGACCGTTCGGCCGCCTACGCGGCCCGTTATGTGGCTAAAAACATTGTGGCGGCAGGCCTGGCTGATAAATGCGAGGTTCAGCTGGCCTACGCCATCGGTGTGGCTGAGCCGGTATCGGTGTTTGTCGATACCTTTGGAACCGGCAAGGTGGCTGAGGACAGGATTGCGGAGCTGGTGAAAAAGCATTTTGATTTAAGACCGGCTGCCATCATCAAAAACCTTGACCTGAGAAGACCAATCTACAAGCAGGTTGCGGCCTACGGCCATTTTGGCAGAGACGATCTGAATTTACCGTGGGAAAAAACCGACGTTGCCGAAAAATTAAAAGCAGAGGCTTAA